A single window of Rubripirellula lacrimiformis DNA harbors:
- a CDS encoding class I SAM-dependent methyltransferase — protein sequence MNGPIAWYHGKYVHRRRVDVLRRHFCELIPDGARVLDIGCGDGWLSSEIVKARPDVSICGMDVLVRPDTLIDVTEFDGATIPLPTNSVDVAILVDVLHHTHDPARVLVEAARVARDRVVIKDHFLRGIAAQQTLAFMDQIGNSRHGVEIPCNYLTPDDWTALYDQAQLEITESRQKLGLYPPPLSWLFERGLHFVASLNTKPSGPPTVKSTAKSDR from the coding sequence ATGAATGGACCGATCGCTTGGTACCATGGAAAATACGTTCACCGGCGACGGGTCGACGTGTTACGACGACATTTCTGCGAACTGATTCCCGACGGCGCCCGCGTCCTGGACATCGGGTGTGGGGACGGTTGGCTATCGTCGGAAATCGTGAAGGCGCGTCCAGATGTTTCGATCTGCGGAATGGACGTGCTTGTCCGCCCCGACACTCTGATCGACGTCACCGAGTTCGATGGGGCCACGATCCCACTGCCCACCAACAGCGTCGATGTTGCGATTTTGGTGGACGTACTTCACCACACCCACGATCCAGCCAGAGTGCTGGTCGAAGCGGCGCGTGTGGCCCGCGACCGAGTGGTGATCAAGGACCATTTCCTGCGTGGCATCGCTGCCCAGCAAACGCTGGCCTTCATGGACCAGATCGGCAATTCACGGCACGGCGTAGAGATTCCTTGCAACTACCTCACCCCGGATGACTGGACGGCGTTGTATGACCAAGCCCAGCTGGAGATCACCGAATCGCGACAGAAACTCGGACTCTACCCACCACCACTCAGCTGGCTGTTCGAACGGGGTTTGCACTTTGTTGCCAGCCTGAACACGAAACCGTCTGGCCCCCCAACCGTCAAATCCACCGCGAAGTCCGACCGATGA
- a CDS encoding lysophospholipid acyltransferase family protein: MTVVLDRPYQFVPPHRGNAWPSFIQTFRIVDLYLARKEGVVQHECRGLDHWRASKQRGDGILLAPNHCRYADPLVIGWPARQLGSHVFAMASWHLFNVGAFDSFAIRKMGGFSINREGSDRASLEMAIEVLAAAERPLILFPEGTTNRTNDVLKPLLEGVAFIARAAARRRDKECGGQLVMHPIAIKYLCVGKINDWAQTQLSQLETHLGWRRPVGASILDRTIRLAEGLLALKEIEYFGTSQTGDLRTRRDRLILHILQQSELRLGLFPAADTHADGARLGDSVSSDSVKGHLASAGPSGLTVESFATRAEFDSDIRSRVRVIRTETVTQYFRCIGEGAADQLQERYQRESRAANLAQDLMSYPDCYLDADQVTDTRIVETIQRMQETFFGRADVRVPLKAVIQCDEAIVVPPQRAPRGQTDPIMDQLGSRLTSLVDALSHEARSAKDAGLI, from the coding sequence ATGACTGTTGTTCTTGATCGGCCTTACCAATTTGTGCCGCCCCATCGCGGCAATGCGTGGCCTTCGTTCATCCAGACCTTTCGCATTGTCGATCTGTACCTGGCTCGCAAAGAAGGCGTGGTCCAACACGAATGTCGTGGGCTGGATCATTGGCGTGCGTCGAAGCAGCGCGGGGACGGTATCCTGCTGGCCCCCAACCATTGTCGTTACGCCGACCCGTTGGTGATCGGTTGGCCGGCCCGCCAACTGGGAAGCCATGTGTTCGCGATGGCGTCCTGGCATCTTTTCAATGTGGGGGCATTCGATTCGTTCGCGATCCGAAAAATGGGTGGCTTCAGCATCAATCGCGAAGGCAGTGACCGCGCGTCGCTGGAGATGGCGATCGAAGTTTTGGCGGCAGCCGAACGTCCGCTGATCCTGTTCCCCGAGGGGACCACTAACCGCACCAACGACGTGCTGAAGCCGCTGTTGGAAGGCGTTGCCTTCATCGCCCGCGCGGCCGCGCGTCGCCGCGATAAGGAATGTGGTGGCCAATTGGTGATGCACCCCATCGCGATCAAATATTTGTGTGTCGGAAAGATCAACGATTGGGCTCAGACGCAACTGTCCCAACTGGAAACGCATCTGGGTTGGCGTCGCCCCGTCGGCGCTTCCATCTTGGATCGTACGATCCGGTTGGCCGAAGGATTGTTGGCTCTGAAAGAAATCGAGTACTTCGGCACCTCTCAAACAGGCGATCTGCGAACGCGGCGCGACCGCCTGATCCTGCACATCCTGCAGCAAAGTGAATTGCGATTGGGACTGTTCCCTGCCGCCGACACCCACGCAGACGGTGCCCGTTTGGGTGATTCTGTTTCGAGCGATTCCGTGAAGGGTCACCTCGCTTCGGCCGGGCCTTCGGGTTTGACCGTCGAAAGTTTCGCGACGCGAGCCGAGTTCGATTCGGACATTCGCAGTCGTGTGCGTGTGATTCGAACCGAGACGGTGACACAGTATTTTCGCTGCATCGGTGAGGGAGCTGCCGATCAATTGCAGGAACGATATCAGCGTGAATCACGAGCCGCCAATCTTGCCCAAGACCTGATGTCGTACCCGGATTGTTATCTGGATGCCGACCAAGTGACCGACACCCGAATCGTCGAAACCATCCAACGGATGCAGGAAACGTTCTTCGGCCGGGCGGATGTTCGTGTGCCGCTGAAAGCGGTGATCCAGTGCGACGAGGCGATCGTGGTCCCGCCCCAACGGGCACCGCGCGGTCAAACGGACCCGATCATGGACCAGCTCGGTTCCCGGCTAACGTCGCTGGTGGATGCGTTATCGCACGAGGCGCGAAGTGCAAAAGACGCGGGTCTGATCTAG
- a CDS encoding polyprenol monophosphomannose synthase has translation MRFPYHDLSIVIPTYRESGNLTALFQRIESALATTDLNSEILVVDDNSNDGTEQLCREHPSSIPIELIVRQQERGLSSAVLRGFESARGEVLLVMDADLSHPPECIPAMVDTLLASSTECPRVDMVIGSRYVQGGSTTENWGWARWVNSKIATALARPFTSANDPMAGFFAMRRTAFEEASGRLDPIGYKIGLELIVKCHFDVVKEVPIRFTNRTVGESKLSLREQLNYLTHLKRLASYQMGRSGGGQQESDSTSDECPSVAGTIRPAELKITNEEVRRDFGSRAA, from the coding sequence ATGCGATTTCCCTATCATGATCTTTCGATCGTCATTCCAACCTATCGGGAATCGGGCAATCTGACAGCGTTGTTTCAGCGTATCGAGAGTGCACTGGCGACGACGGATCTGAATTCTGAAATTCTGGTCGTCGATGACAATAGCAATGATGGGACCGAGCAGTTGTGTCGGGAACATCCCTCCTCGATTCCCATTGAATTGATTGTTCGGCAGCAGGAACGAGGCCTATCGAGCGCCGTTTTGCGAGGTTTCGAATCGGCACGTGGCGAGGTCCTATTGGTGATGGATGCCGATTTATCGCATCCACCCGAGTGCATTCCTGCGATGGTGGACACGTTGTTGGCGTCATCTACCGAGTGCCCTCGCGTCGACATGGTGATCGGCAGTCGCTATGTCCAAGGCGGGTCCACTACCGAAAATTGGGGCTGGGCCCGGTGGGTCAATTCGAAGATTGCCACGGCTCTTGCCCGCCCGTTCACATCCGCCAACGATCCGATGGCTGGCTTCTTTGCGATGCGAAGAACCGCGTTCGAAGAGGCGTCCGGACGCTTGGATCCGATCGGTTACAAAATTGGACTCGAACTGATCGTCAAGTGTCACTTCGATGTGGTGAAGGAAGTACCGATTCGGTTTACCAACCGGACCGTCGGCGAAAGCAAGCTGTCGCTAAGAGAACAACTGAACTATTTGACTCATCTGAAACGGCTTGCCAGCTACCAGATGGGGCGATCGGGCGGCGGCCAGCAGGAATCGGATTCCACGAGCGATGAATGTCCATCGGTGGCCGGAACGATTCGTCCAGCAGAACTGAAAATCACCAACGAAGAAGTTCGTCGCGATTTTGGTTCGAGGGCGGCGTGA
- a CDS encoding class I SAM-dependent methyltransferase — protein MTVAPTIHRHVDAGVTCCDPLWEEAYRRFETPEQEISKFQSRLKKFGITDDHPTDARLAELFCGRGGGLIALADLGFTNLTGVDLSLTLLEQYWGADRKEPAELHLADCRSLPFADASLDAVIIQGGLHHLPNLPADLESTLSEVRRVLSPSGHLYVVEPWLTPFLAFVHKVVANRWVRRCWDKGDALAQMIDHERETYEQWLDMPDKLMPVFHEHFVVDQQITSWGKLQFKGRPRSSPNPNQGPRH, from the coding sequence ATGACCGTTGCCCCCACCATCCATCGACACGTCGATGCCGGCGTGACCTGCTGTGATCCGCTTTGGGAAGAAGCCTACCGTCGCTTCGAAACTCCCGAGCAGGAAATCAGCAAGTTCCAAAGTCGGTTGAAGAAGTTCGGCATCACCGACGATCACCCGACCGACGCCCGGCTAGCGGAACTTTTCTGTGGTCGTGGCGGGGGCTTGATCGCACTTGCCGATCTGGGGTTCACCAACCTAACCGGGGTGGACCTGTCACTGACACTGCTGGAACAGTACTGGGGCGCAGACCGCAAAGAACCAGCCGAACTACATCTGGCGGATTGCCGCAGTCTGCCGTTTGCCGATGCATCTTTGGACGCCGTGATCATCCAGGGCGGATTGCACCATTTGCCAAATTTGCCCGCGGATCTTGAATCCACGTTGTCCGAGGTTCGCCGCGTGCTGAGTCCTAGCGGACATCTGTATGTCGTCGAACCGTGGCTAACACCGTTCCTTGCTTTCGTGCACAAAGTCGTCGCCAACCGCTGGGTGCGGCGGTGCTGGGACAAAGGTGACGCATTGGCCCAGATGATCGACCACGAACGCGAAACGTACGAACAATGGCTCGATATGCCCGACAAACTGATGCCTGTTTTCCATGAACACTTTGTGGTGGATCAGCAAATCACCAGCTGGGGGAAATTGCAATTCAAAGGCCGACCACGTTCGTCGCCAAATCCGAATCAAGGCCCCAGGCACTGA
- a CDS encoding phosphatase PAP2 family protein produces MTIPMIRDAVPVRSTDSVFGSLRLLTLLWGSMVAVLMIPLTTLIDVPIATWVSENPMPGWGQNVLGVAALYSQGLGVLLIIGLVVFAMPSRRRGVARLAVLGLGAGLWANLAKVFVMRPRPGSLQFDALNNEFAWIWNFDWTLVHLATFDPGTRAFPSASLATATALTVGLWGLTPKVRPIAVFLCIGTMLQRVLCGAHFASDLFGSAAVALAWAFICGHPRLLGSVFDRIEGRVRFSPQTAVATVPAGAEATTDSASSADQARAA; encoded by the coding sequence ATGACGATCCCGATGATTCGCGATGCAGTGCCAGTCCGATCGACTGATTCTGTATTCGGAAGCCTGCGTCTATTGACGTTGCTGTGGGGATCCATGGTGGCGGTGTTGATGATCCCGTTGACCACATTGATCGATGTGCCCATCGCGACGTGGGTCAGCGAGAACCCGATGCCGGGCTGGGGACAAAACGTTCTGGGTGTCGCCGCATTGTATTCCCAAGGGCTGGGCGTGCTGTTGATCATCGGGTTGGTGGTCTTTGCAATGCCCAGTCGCCGGCGCGGCGTCGCCCGATTGGCGGTCCTGGGGTTGGGGGCGGGTTTGTGGGCAAACCTGGCAAAAGTGTTTGTGATGCGTCCGCGTCCGGGAAGCTTGCAATTCGATGCACTCAACAACGAGTTCGCCTGGATCTGGAACTTCGATTGGACGCTCGTTCATTTAGCCACGTTCGATCCGGGGACGCGTGCATTCCCCAGTGCATCCCTGGCCACCGCCACTGCGTTGACCGTTGGGTTGTGGGGACTGACGCCCAAGGTTCGCCCCATCGCGGTCTTCTTGTGTATCGGCACGATGTTGCAGCGGGTTCTGTGCGGGGCTCACTTCGCAAGCGACCTGTTCGGGTCGGCTGCGGTGGCGCTTGCGTGGGCGTTCATCTGTGGCCACCCAAGATTGCTTGGATCCGTGTTTGACCGAATCGAAGGTCGAGTCCGATTCTCGCCTCAGACGGCTGTAGCAACCGTTCCAGCCGGCGCCGAAGCGACAACCGACTCAGCCTCCTCTGCCGACCAGGCACGTGCTGCTTAG
- the ald gene encoding alanine dehydrogenase encodes MIIGVPREIKSDEYRVAMLPVAVEEAIARGHRVLVEANAGLGSGIADHDYLRSGAEMVGEGADVFAQADLIVKVKEPLPVEFPLVRSGQMIFTYFHFAANRALTDAMVDSGATCLAYETLRDQHGRLPLLTPMSEVAGRMSIQEGAKYLEKPQMGRGILLGGVPGVAPAHITILGGGVVGANAARIAAGFQADVAILDVDLDRLRYLDDVMPANVNTLYSDRHNILEQLERADLVIGSVLIPGAKAPRLVRAEDLKRMKSGSVVIDVAVDQGGCIETSRPTTHSEPTYVIDEVVHYCVANMPGAVGRTSTFALCNATKPWLLRLADGGIASVIQSDSPLRGSINVHAGKIVHPAVASAFDLTCHSL; translated from the coding sequence ATGATCATTGGCGTGCCCCGCGAAATCAAATCAGACGAGTATCGAGTAGCCATGCTGCCGGTGGCGGTGGAGGAAGCCATTGCACGAGGACATCGTGTATTGGTCGAAGCAAACGCAGGCTTGGGCAGCGGGATCGCCGACCACGACTACCTTCGCTCGGGCGCCGAAATGGTTGGCGAAGGGGCGGACGTTTTCGCACAAGCGGATTTGATCGTCAAAGTCAAAGAGCCGTTACCGGTGGAGTTTCCGTTGGTCCGCAGCGGACAAATGATCTTTACCTATTTCCATTTTGCCGCCAACCGAGCTCTGACCGATGCGATGGTCGACAGTGGTGCAACCTGTTTGGCCTACGAAACGCTTCGCGATCAACACGGGCGATTGCCGTTGCTGACACCCATGAGCGAGGTGGCGGGGCGGATGAGCATCCAGGAAGGCGCCAAGTATCTCGAGAAACCACAGATGGGTCGGGGCATTCTGCTGGGCGGCGTGCCTGGGGTTGCGCCGGCACACATCACGATTTTGGGGGGCGGTGTCGTGGGCGCCAATGCGGCGCGGATTGCGGCCGGGTTCCAAGCGGATGTTGCCATTCTGGACGTGGATCTGGATCGTCTGCGATACCTGGACGATGTGATGCCGGCCAACGTGAATACGTTGTACAGCGATCGACACAACATTCTGGAACAACTCGAACGTGCCGATTTGGTGATCGGGTCGGTGCTGATTCCCGGTGCCAAGGCGCCGCGATTGGTCCGAGCCGAAGATCTAAAACGGATGAAATCCGGCAGCGTTGTGATCGATGTCGCCGTTGACCAAGGCGGGTGCATTGAAACCAGCCGACCGACAACTCACAGCGAACCTACCTACGTGATCGATGAAGTGGTTCACTACTGTGTCGCCAATATGCCTGGTGCCGTGGGGCGGACCAGTACATTCGCGCTGTGCAACGCAACCAAGCCCTGGCTGTTGCGTTTAGCGGACGGTGGGATCGCATCGGTGATCCAGTCGGATAGTCCGCTGCGAGGATCGATCAACGTGCATGCGGGAAAAATCGTGCACCCAGCGGTTGCGTCTGCGTTTGATCTGACCTGCCATTCACTGTGA
- a CDS encoding glycosyltransferase family 2 protein, translated as MSEKIEVSVVMPCLNEADTIGVCIQKATSAMQQAGICGEVVIADNGSTDASKSIAQSLGARTVDVAERGYGAALMQGIESARGRFVIMGDADDSYDFLEIPAFVDRLREGFDLVQGCRLPRGGGRVLPGAMPFLHRWIGNPALSWLVRIMFRIPINDVYCGMRGFTRQWYDRLDLRSPGMEFATEMIIKSGLYGASMSQVPITLHPDGRQEHGPHLRTFRDGWRTLRLFLVFSPKWTFFFPGLLLILIAFVGYALAIPQIRIAGAALDVHTLLVASLAGLLGWQCVMLATLARIFAAREGMMPPLDRLETLTVERGLGFGLITMTAGIAMIVAVIVQWWKVDFGRLDYPQTMRLVVPGVTFVAIGFQTAMSALMAGVLRMHRRQRPASELDADFAPASSAEPITVADARESTTR; from the coding sequence GTGAGCGAAAAAATTGAAGTTTCGGTCGTCATGCCGTGCTTGAACGAAGCCGATACCATCGGGGTTTGCATCCAAAAGGCGACCAGCGCCATGCAGCAGGCTGGGATCTGCGGCGAAGTTGTGATTGCCGACAATGGCAGCACCGACGCGTCCAAATCGATTGCCCAATCCCTCGGTGCCCGCACGGTCGACGTGGCCGAGCGAGGATATGGTGCGGCGTTGATGCAAGGCATCGAATCGGCCCGCGGTCGTTTCGTCATCATGGGCGACGCCGACGACAGCTACGATTTCCTTGAAATCCCTGCTTTCGTCGACCGACTACGTGAAGGGTTTGACTTGGTGCAAGGTTGTCGACTGCCACGCGGCGGCGGGCGAGTCCTGCCCGGCGCGATGCCGTTTTTGCATCGCTGGATCGGCAACCCCGCGCTGTCTTGGTTGGTGCGGATCATGTTCCGCATCCCCATCAACGATGTCTATTGCGGCATGCGCGGGTTCACTCGCCAGTGGTATGACCGACTGGACCTGCGTTCGCCGGGGATGGAGTTCGCGACCGAAATGATCATCAAAAGTGGACTCTACGGCGCATCGATGTCGCAGGTGCCCATCACTCTGCACCCCGATGGACGCCAAGAACACGGCCCCCATCTGCGAACGTTTCGTGACGGATGGCGAACGCTTCGACTGTTTCTCGTTTTCAGTCCCAAATGGACGTTCTTCTTTCCGGGCCTTCTGCTGATCTTGATCGCGTTTGTCGGATACGCCTTGGCGATCCCTCAAATTCGCATCGCCGGCGCGGCCTTGGACGTGCATACCTTGCTGGTCGCTAGTCTGGCGGGCCTGTTGGGATGGCAGTGCGTCATGCTGGCCACACTGGCCAGGATTTTTGCTGCCCGTGAAGGGATGATGCCACCGCTGGATCGGCTAGAAACGTTGACCGTCGAGCGCGGCCTGGGGTTCGGCTTGATCACCATGACGGCCGGGATCGCAATGATCGTGGCGGTGATCGTCCAGTGGTGGAAGGTCGACTTTGGACGACTGGATTATCCACAGACGATGCGGTTGGTCGTCCCCGGAGTCACCTTTGTTGCAATCGGTTTTCAAACAGCGATGTCGGCATTGATGGCCGGTGTGCTGCGGATGCATCGACGACAACGTCCTGCCAGCGAACTGGATGCCGACTTTGCACCTGCATCATCCGCCGAACCAATCACGGTTGCCGATGCACGGGAGTCGACCACGCGATGA
- a CDS encoding DUF1559 family PulG-like putative transporter — translation MKRVSREGFTLVELLVVIAIIGVLVGLLLPAVQAAREAARRMSCSNNFKQMGLGLHNYHSAFNALPQQLGGTTAQYAGAPNIINRNYLSGLVPLTPFIEQQGLWEVISNPYDSDKDGTVDFPAMGPGGWFTQYEPWMTNIPTLRCPSDPGVGLPALGRSNFAFCLGDGMNLVHSGGRNEAGHYQQHSDIFNPEANIKARGLTDNTGWATSARARNRGMFWSRHTTRFRDVLDGLSNTVAMGEVATTIGARELIAEFQLNAGTDIITNPSFCDAGIDPLRPQFWQTDANLPGNLGTGNQIRGGRWADGRIQYTSFMTIKPPNGLNCFSGNDATQGISTASSRHQGGAHILMGDGSVQFITESIDAGTQTAAPATNGEGSPYGIWGAMGTRGAKEVVDLGSVL, via the coding sequence ATGAAACGGGTTTCCAGAGAAGGTTTCACGTTGGTGGAACTGTTGGTGGTGATCGCCATCATTGGCGTGTTGGTTGGATTGTTGTTGCCAGCGGTCCAGGCGGCTCGCGAAGCCGCACGACGGATGAGCTGCAGTAACAATTTCAAACAGATGGGGTTGGGGCTGCACAACTATCACTCGGCGTTCAATGCGCTGCCGCAGCAATTGGGTGGAACGACGGCTCAGTATGCCGGCGCACCGAACATCATCAATCGGAATTATCTAAGCGGTTTGGTTCCCCTGACGCCGTTCATCGAACAGCAGGGTTTGTGGGAAGTGATTTCGAATCCTTACGATTCCGACAAAGACGGAACGGTTGACTTTCCAGCCATGGGGCCAGGCGGTTGGTTCACACAGTACGAACCCTGGATGACCAACATTCCGACGTTACGTTGTCCAAGCGACCCTGGTGTCGGTTTGCCCGCGCTGGGGCGGTCGAACTTTGCGTTCTGTCTGGGCGACGGAATGAACCTGGTTCACTCCGGCGGACGCAACGAGGCGGGGCACTATCAGCAGCACTCGGACATCTTCAATCCCGAGGCCAACATCAAGGCGCGTGGACTGACTGACAACACGGGTTGGGCCACCAGCGCCCGCGCTCGTAATCGCGGTATGTTCTGGTCACGTCACACCACTCGTTTTCGTGACGTGTTGGATGGTTTGTCAAACACCGTGGCGATGGGCGAAGTGGCCACCACCATCGGTGCACGCGAATTGATCGCAGAGTTCCAGTTGAACGCGGGAACGGACATCATCACCAACCCCTCGTTCTGTGACGCCGGGATTGATCCGCTGCGGCCACAGTTCTGGCAAACCGATGCGAACCTGCCAGGGAATCTAGGTACAGGGAATCAGATTCGTGGAGGTCGTTGGGCCGACGGTCGAATCCAATACACGTCGTTCATGACGATCAAACCACCGAATGGTTTGAATTGTTTTTCAGGTAACGACGCAACGCAGGGAATTTCGACGGCTAGCAGTCGACATCAAGGCGGAGCTCATATCTTGATGGGTGACGGTTCGGTGCAATTCATTACCGAAAGCATTGATGCCGGAACCCAAACCGCTGCGCCAGCCACCAATGGTGAAGGAAGCCCCTATGGGATTTGGGGAGCAATGGGAACACGCGGTGCGAAGGAAGTCGTCGACCTAGGCAGTGTTCTGTAG
- a CDS encoding ArnT family glycosyltransferase, with protein MMAPSSDCDGRVTDLPDQSSSRWWREATLWILVAVAAVAYLSRMTDRPLRGEETRRGLVAIEMMESGDWIVPREQQREFLSRPPLQNWIIAGVAMLRGEVDAWSVRFPSVLSLLLMIVLLYGYTRQFLSPLGASSAALCYATFGQVLEMGWLGETESMYVTIVGGSLILWHWGWTYRWNVTLTWSIGYALAAAGMLAKGPQAPVYFVVSVVGFLLWQRQWRQLFTWSHAAGIAVFLLIWNAWNIPFWMHVGTESMIQMYRNDISLRFNDNSWTPLLVHVATYPLEIGVCLLPWSLILFAFVMPGFWKDSRRFQSHFAFHILAISLTFLSVWWVVGAKSRYFMPMYPCFAVLVAITIQRCMDWQQACSANRRPLWIGSYHRFKLGSFAVMMIAMIGLVVVMIRPQVFALSVDATHLVSMFGATAICAVFLFRALKCEPIEPTAPSNQRTMGMAAGREFQGLVAMGAFVWIGYFGIAIDPIIHSTLAIGDQVAKIRSEVPPQQTLRSAGTIAHVFTYHYGQTIPVVATEAESWSQDVQYVCYFKDRRPADLRSEQWVQVAEVPVENDKEDPRSIVVARRVNTRLAEVPVQQDRIQR; from the coding sequence ATGATGGCACCGTCCTCGGATTGCGATGGCAGGGTGACCGATCTTCCCGATCAGTCGTCAAGTCGTTGGTGGCGAGAAGCCACGCTTTGGATTCTGGTCGCTGTTGCTGCGGTAGCCTACCTAAGCAGGATGACCGATCGGCCACTGCGGGGCGAGGAAACACGGCGTGGTTTGGTCGCTATCGAAATGATGGAAAGTGGCGACTGGATCGTGCCGCGAGAACAGCAACGCGAGTTCCTGAGTCGGCCACCGCTGCAGAACTGGATCATCGCCGGTGTCGCGATGCTGCGAGGCGAGGTCGACGCATGGTCGGTCCGTTTCCCCAGCGTGCTATCGCTGCTGCTGATGATTGTGTTGCTGTACGGCTACACCCGCCAATTTTTGTCGCCCTTGGGGGCGTCGTCGGCTGCCTTGTGCTACGCGACATTCGGGCAAGTTCTGGAGATGGGTTGGCTTGGCGAGACCGAGTCGATGTACGTCACCATCGTCGGTGGATCGCTGATCCTGTGGCATTGGGGATGGACGTATCGTTGGAATGTCACGCTGACTTGGTCGATCGGGTACGCGCTGGCGGCCGCCGGGATGTTGGCCAAGGGGCCGCAGGCGCCGGTGTACTTTGTGGTTTCGGTCGTTGGGTTTTTGTTGTGGCAACGCCAATGGCGACAGCTCTTCACATGGTCGCACGCCGCGGGGATCGCCGTCTTTTTGTTGATCTGGAATGCATGGAACATTCCGTTTTGGATGCATGTCGGCACCGAGTCGATGATTCAAATGTACCGAAACGATATTTCGCTTCGCTTCAACGACAACAGCTGGACTCCACTGCTGGTTCACGTCGCAACCTACCCCTTGGAAATCGGGGTCTGCCTGTTGCCTTGGTCGCTGATTTTGTTCGCATTTGTCATGCCCGGATTCTGGAAAGATTCGCGACGGTTTCAATCACACTTTGCATTTCACATCCTCGCGATCTCGTTGACCTTTTTGTCGGTGTGGTGGGTGGTCGGTGCCAAGTCTCGCTACTTCATGCCGATGTACCCATGCTTTGCCGTATTGGTGGCCATCACCATTCAGCGATGCATGGATTGGCAGCAGGCATGCTCCGCGAATCGTCGGCCGCTATGGATTGGCAGTTATCATCGATTCAAGCTGGGGTCGTTTGCCGTCATGATGATCGCAATGATCGGATTGGTGGTCGTCATGATCCGGCCACAAGTTTTTGCTTTGTCCGTTGATGCGACGCATTTGGTATCCATGTTTGGGGCCACGGCGATCTGTGCAGTGTTCTTGTTTCGGGCACTGAAATGCGAACCAATCGAGCCAACCGCGCCATCGAATCAACGCACCATGGGGATGGCCGCCGGCCGCGAATTCCAAGGTCTGGTTGCGATGGGGGCGTTCGTGTGGATCGGTTACTTTGGCATTGCGATCGACCCGATCATTCATAGTACGCTGGCCATCGGCGACCAAGTTGCCAAGATCCGATCAGAGGTTCCGCCGCAGCAGACACTGCGAAGTGCTGGGACGATCGCACACGTCTTCACCTACCACTATGGGCAGACGATACCGGTCGTCGCCACGGAAGCAGAGTCGTGGTCGCAAGATGTCCAATACGTTTGCTATTTCAAAGATCGCCGACCGGCGGATCTTCGCAGCGAACAGTGGGTACAGGTTGCCGAAGTGCCTGTGGAAAATGACAAGGAAGACCCTCGGTCCATCGTCGTTGCACGACGCGTGAACACGAGGCTTGCCGAAGTTCCGGTTCAACAGGATCGGATCCAACGCTGA